A genomic window from Halogeometricum sp. S3BR5-2 includes:
- a CDS encoding sodium:solute symporter family transporter gives MVSSTLALGLTVVTLAVFAGLGLWFSRGRVGSVEDLITARGTAGEGRLSTTLVASVMGVWILLSAPEAGALYGIAAAVGYGLGEAAPMLAYSRLGPQIRELIPEGHSLTEYAYARYGGAMYAFVLAVSALYMFVFLAAELTGISLAFHYVAGVPQWQTATLVAGFVLLYTAYGGLRASIATDAVQLFVVLPLLVGSVAALLFALGGPGPVVDGVAEANPALLDPGYVPGLRFGVALVFAVLGAELLNQTWWQRIYAADGSETVERSFRVATVANGLVLLLATLLGVVAVGNSDVVTAGAEYNAGVAFFVLLDGAFSEPLVVGVLLLALLLVTSTADSLFNALSSLVTADLPRVLDDPDDRTLRLGARAVTVVVAVAAVAVSLRARSVLSLFFVADLLGAAVGVPLVYGLFSGRLSGRGALASALLGLAVGSAFFPFPFGLHGAVDSLLGGLLPAPDPTYLLPFAGAFLVSSTASAAAARLSSREFDLDRLSREIRRLDGPVADGGTPRDSTEANGPDEPNDRTDPTFEGAEDR, from the coding sequence GTGGTAAGTTCGACCCTCGCCCTCGGTCTCACCGTCGTCACCCTCGCCGTCTTCGCGGGGCTGGGGCTGTGGTTCTCGCGGGGGCGCGTCGGTTCCGTCGAGGACCTCATCACCGCCCGCGGCACCGCGGGCGAGGGGCGGTTGAGCACCACGCTCGTCGCCTCGGTGATGGGCGTGTGGATACTGCTGTCGGCCCCCGAGGCGGGCGCGCTGTACGGCATCGCCGCCGCCGTCGGCTACGGACTCGGCGAGGCCGCGCCGATGCTCGCGTACTCTCGATTGGGACCCCAAATACGGGAGCTGATTCCGGAGGGCCACTCGCTGACCGAGTACGCCTACGCGCGCTACGGCGGCGCGATGTACGCGTTCGTCCTCGCCGTCAGCGCCCTCTACATGTTCGTCTTCCTCGCCGCCGAGTTGACGGGCATCTCGCTGGCGTTCCACTACGTCGCGGGGGTCCCGCAGTGGCAGACGGCCACGCTCGTCGCCGGATTCGTCCTCCTCTACACCGCCTACGGCGGCCTCCGGGCGAGCATCGCCACCGACGCCGTACAACTGTTCGTCGTCCTCCCCCTCCTCGTCGGGAGCGTCGCGGCCCTGCTGTTCGCGCTCGGCGGCCCCGGCCCCGTCGTCGACGGCGTCGCGGAGGCGAACCCGGCGCTTCTCGACCCCGGCTACGTCCCCGGCCTCCGGTTCGGCGTCGCCCTCGTGTTCGCGGTGCTCGGCGCGGAACTCCTCAACCAGACGTGGTGGCAGCGCATCTACGCCGCCGACGGCTCCGAGACGGTCGAACGGAGCTTCCGCGTCGCCACCGTCGCCAATGGTCTCGTCCTCCTTTTGGCCACGCTGCTCGGCGTCGTCGCCGTCGGGAACTCGGACGTGGTCACGGCGGGCGCGGAGTACAACGCCGGCGTCGCCTTCTTCGTCCTGTTGGACGGCGCCTTCTCCGAGCCGCTGGTCGTCGGCGTCCTCCTGCTCGCCCTGCTGCTCGTGACGAGCACGGCCGACTCGCTGTTCAACGCCCTGTCGAGCCTCGTCACCGCCGACCTGCCACGGGTGCTCGACGACCCCGACGACCGGACGCTCCGCCTCGGGGCGCGCGCGGTCACCGTCGTCGTCGCCGTCGCCGCCGTCGCCGTCAGCCTCCGCGCGCGGAGCGTCCTCAGCCTGTTCTTCGTCGCGGACCTCCTCGGCGCCGCCGTCGGCGTCCCCCTCGTCTACGGGCTGTTCAGCGGTCGGCTCTCCGGACGGGGGGCGCTGGCGAGCGCCCTCCTCGGCCTCGCCGTCGGGAGCGCGTTCTTCCCCTTCCCGTTCGGTCTGCACGGCGCGGTCGACTCGCTCCTCGGCGGCCTCCTCCCGGCGCCCGACCCGACCTACCTTCTGCCGTTCGCCGGCGCGTTCCTCGTCTCTTCGACCGCGTCGGCCGCGGCGGCGCGCCTGTCGAGCCGCGAGTTCGACCTCGACCGCCTCTCGCGGGAGATTCGCCGCCTCGACGGACCCGTCGCCGACGGCGGAACGCCGCGCGACTCGACGGAGGCGAACGGCCCGGACGAGCCGAACGACCGGACCGACCCGACCTTCGAGGGGGCGGAGGACCGATGA
- a CDS encoding TenA family protein → MNGGDSEVGSESVPDSFDAYAETVTDARFTDWLRERSEPEWTAATTHRFTRELGAGEVDDAAFRRYLVQDYAFLESLVGLVGHAVGDAPTMASKRRLSTFLGTLTSEEDDYFERSFEALGVPRETYEDPTRTPTTLAFEDLIERAARQGGYAERLAVLLPAEWTYEAWAAAAAEGSQSPDRFYLDEWVHLHANDDFRAFVGWLRGELDREGAAASPRRRRRLERLFTRTVSLEVAFFESAYDAGDAEEGESRW, encoded by the coding sequence ATGAACGGCGGCGACTCCGAGGTCGGAAGCGAGTCCGTCCCCGACTCGTTCGACGCGTACGCCGAGACGGTCACAGACGCCCGCTTCACCGACTGGCTCCGGGAACGGTCGGAGCCGGAGTGGACGGCGGCGACGACCCACCGGTTCACCCGCGAACTGGGTGCCGGCGAGGTGGACGACGCGGCGTTCCGGCGGTATCTGGTGCAGGATTACGCGTTCCTGGAATCGCTCGTCGGCCTCGTCGGCCACGCCGTCGGCGACGCGCCGACGATGGCGTCGAAGCGTCGGCTGTCGACGTTCCTCGGCACGCTCACTTCTGAGGAGGACGACTACTTCGAGCGCTCCTTCGAGGCGCTGGGCGTCCCGCGCGAGACGTACGAGGACCCGACGCGAACGCCGACGACGCTTGCGTTCGAGGACCTCATCGAACGCGCCGCCCGGCAGGGCGGGTACGCCGAGCGACTGGCCGTGCTCCTGCCCGCGGAGTGGACGTACGAGGCGTGGGCGGCGGCCGCCGCCGAGGGGTCCCAGTCGCCCGACCGATTCTACCTCGACGAGTGGGTGCACCTCCACGCGAACGACGATTTTCGGGCGTTCGTGGGGTGGCTCCGCGGGGAACTCGACCGGGAGGGCGCGGCCGCCTCGCCGCGGCGCCGGCGCCGCCTCGAACGACTCTTCACGCGGACCGTCTCGCTGGAAGTCGCGTTCTTCGAGTCGGCCTACGACGCGGGCGACGCCGAGGAGGGTGAGAGCCGGTGGTAA
- the tenA gene encoding thiaminase II: MSFTDELSTVAEPLWDAIEDHPMVERLGAGTLSTDPFEYWVRQDYVYLVDYARVFAYGAATAPDLERMGTFAGLLDSTINTEMDLHRAYAAEFGISEAELEATEASPTTRAYTDFLVRTAATGSFGDLVAVLLPCMWGFNETAERLRAKGEPDDERYAEWIDTYAGAEFTELTTWCKELMDGVARDASDAERERYRDLFYESGRYEYRFWDAAWRQEEWAI, encoded by the coding sequence ATGAGCTTCACCGACGAACTGTCGACGGTGGCCGAACCGCTCTGGGACGCCATCGAGGACCACCCGATGGTCGAGCGGTTGGGCGCGGGCACGCTCTCGACGGACCCCTTCGAGTACTGGGTGCGGCAGGACTACGTCTACTTAGTCGACTACGCGCGGGTGTTCGCCTACGGCGCCGCGACGGCGCCCGACTTGGAGCGAATGGGCACGTTCGCGGGACTCCTGGATTCGACCATCAACACGGAGATGGACCTCCACCGCGCGTACGCCGCGGAGTTCGGAATCAGCGAGGCGGAGTTGGAGGCGACCGAAGCCTCGCCGACGACGCGCGCGTACACGGACTTCCTCGTACGCACCGCCGCGACCGGGTCGTTCGGCGACCTGGTCGCCGTTCTCCTCCCCTGCATGTGGGGGTTCAACGAGACGGCCGAGCGACTGCGGGCGAAAGGCGAACCCGACGACGAGCGGTACGCCGAGTGGATAGACACCTACGCGGGCGCGGAGTTCACCGAACTCACGACGTGGTGCAAAGAGCTGATGGACGGCGTGGCCCGCGATGCGAGCGACGCCGAACGCGAGCGCTACCGCGACCTGTTCTACGAGTCGGGGCGCTACGAGTACCGCTTCTGGGACGCCGCGTGGCGGCAGGAGGAGTGGGCGATATGA
- a CDS encoding cation-translocating P-type ATPase has translation MTADAATEAVADDPRGSEWHGDSAERVFERVDSSTAGLSGEEAAARLDAHGPNEIRQSESISLVEIFLAQFRDVLVYILVLAALLSLGVGLLPGAEANYTDAALILLILLANGVFGFVQDYRAEKSIEALRELSSPVATVLRDGEKVTVDSTAVVPGDVVFLEGGDAVPADARVVEAAGLKTDESALTGESAAVEKSAEPLDADAPLAERSNMVYMNTSAVEGQATAVVVATGMDTEVGGIATQMEAAEEQETSFQAEVDHLGTRIGYGVVGLIALVAAVQLLLTAASPLSVLLVGVTLAVAAVPEGLPAVVTLTLALGSRRMVEKNALVRRLPVVESLGAVDTIVTDKTGTLTENRMTVVRAAAAGETYDVTGTGTETDGEFRQGERTADAVPLEPMLRCGAVCNNAERAPDSQDVDYYGDPTEVALLVSAAKAGVDAAHRRVRVIPFTSERRRMTVLAAGEGGDGEEGVRNAVRDGATGADGGGVTAYMKGAPEQVLDHCDRVLDGGEAVELTDERRAAILESNRAFAGDALRVLGFAARAVTDPDAPDEEIERGMVFLGLQGMLDPPREGVPEAVADCREAGIRVVMATGDNVETAKAIGREVGFDPEGALTGREVASSSEAELREAVEETEVFARVEPEHKVRVLSALQSNGHNVAMTGDGVNDAPALRNADVGISMGIRGTDVAQQASDMVLRDDNFATIRDAIAEGRGIFDNIRKFVNYLLSANAGEVLVVFVGVLLGTVLFPEVFAERPEALVLTPVMLLWINLVTDGFPALALGADPKAEGIMDEPPRPTDEPVLDGRLMASIGSIGLVMTVTGLALFFFGLQSTGSLVRAQTLLFAFLVVVEVVRIQVIRARYDLSLASNPWLVGAIALTLLLQLVVLYTPLNDLFGVEALPLDAWGLVGAAFVAFLALNLLSSRLLDRAFAARE, from the coding sequence ATGACCGCGGACGCCGCCACCGAAGCGGTCGCCGACGACCCGCGGGGGAGCGAGTGGCACGGCGATTCAGCCGAACGCGTCTTCGAGCGGGTGGACTCCTCGACGGCGGGGCTGAGTGGCGAGGAGGCCGCCGCCCGCCTCGACGCGCACGGTCCGAACGAGATACGCCAGTCCGAGAGTATCTCCCTCGTGGAGATATTCCTCGCACAGTTCCGGGACGTCCTCGTCTACATCCTCGTGCTCGCGGCCCTGCTCTCGCTCGGCGTCGGCCTGCTCCCGGGCGCCGAGGCGAACTACACCGACGCGGCGCTCATCCTCCTCATCCTCCTCGCCAACGGCGTGTTCGGGTTCGTGCAGGACTACCGGGCCGAGAAGTCCATCGAGGCGCTCCGAGAGCTATCCTCGCCCGTGGCCACCGTCCTGCGCGACGGCGAGAAGGTGACCGTCGACTCGACGGCCGTCGTCCCCGGCGACGTGGTGTTCTTAGAGGGCGGGGACGCGGTGCCCGCCGACGCGCGGGTGGTCGAGGCGGCCGGCCTCAAGACGGACGAGTCGGCGCTCACCGGCGAGAGCGCCGCCGTCGAGAAGTCGGCCGAACCGCTCGACGCCGACGCGCCGCTGGCCGAGCGGTCGAACATGGTGTACATGAACACCTCGGCGGTCGAGGGGCAGGCGACGGCCGTCGTCGTCGCGACGGGGATGGACACGGAGGTGGGCGGCATCGCCACGCAGATGGAGGCGGCCGAGGAACAGGAGACGTCGTTTCAGGCGGAGGTCGACCACCTCGGCACGCGCATCGGGTACGGCGTCGTCGGCCTCATCGCCCTCGTCGCCGCCGTCCAACTGCTGTTGACCGCCGCCAGTCCGCTCTCCGTGCTCCTCGTCGGCGTCACCCTCGCCGTCGCGGCCGTCCCGGAGGGGTTGCCCGCCGTCGTCACGCTCACCCTGGCGCTCGGGTCGCGGCGGATGGTCGAGAAGAACGCCCTCGTCAGGCGCCTGCCCGTCGTCGAGAGCCTCGGCGCCGTCGACACCATCGTCACCGACAAGACGGGAACGCTCACCGAGAACCGGATGACCGTGGTGCGCGCCGCCGCCGCGGGCGAGACGTACGACGTGACCGGAACCGGGACCGAGACGGACGGGGAGTTCCGTCAGGGTGAAAGGACCGCCGACGCCGTCCCCCTCGAACCGATGCTTCGCTGCGGCGCGGTGTGCAACAACGCCGAGCGAGCGCCCGACTCGCAGGACGTCGACTACTACGGCGACCCGACCGAAGTCGCCCTCCTCGTCTCCGCCGCGAAGGCCGGCGTCGACGCCGCGCACCGGCGCGTGCGCGTGATTCCGTTCACCTCGGAGCGGCGCCGCATGACCGTGCTCGCGGCGGGCGAGGGCGGGGACGGAGAGGAGGGCGTTCGGAACGCGGTCCGCGACGGGGCGACGGGCGCCGACGGCGGGGGCGTCACCGCCTACATGAAGGGCGCGCCGGAGCAGGTGCTCGACCACTGCGACCGGGTGCTCGACGGGGGCGAGGCGGTCGAACTCACCGACGAGCGACGGGCGGCGATTCTGGAGTCGAACCGCGCGTTCGCCGGCGACGCCCTCCGCGTCCTCGGGTTCGCCGCGCGGGCGGTGACCGACCCCGACGCGCCGGACGAGGAGATAGAGCGCGGCATGGTGTTTCTCGGCCTCCAGGGGATGTTAGACCCGCCGCGGGAGGGGGTCCCCGAGGCCGTCGCGGACTGTCGGGAGGCGGGAATCCGCGTCGTCATGGCCACCGGCGACAACGTCGAGACGGCGAAGGCCATCGGGCGAGAGGTCGGATTCGACCCCGAGGGGGCGCTGACGGGCCGGGAGGTGGCGTCGTCCTCCGAGGCCGAACTGCGCGAGGCCGTCGAGGAGACGGAGGTGTTCGCGCGCGTCGAACCCGAGCACAAGGTACGGGTGTTGAGTGCGCTCCAGTCGAACGGGCACAACGTGGCGATGACGGGCGACGGCGTCAACGACGCCCCAGCCCTGCGGAACGCCGACGTGGGCATCTCGATGGGGATTCGGGGGACCGACGTCGCCCAACAGGCCAGCGATATGGTGCTGCGCGACGACAACTTCGCCACCATCCGCGACGCCATCGCCGAGGGGCGGGGCATCTTCGACAACATCCGCAAGTTCGTGAACTACCTCCTCTCGGCGAACGCGGGCGAGGTGCTCGTCGTGTTCGTCGGCGTCCTCCTCGGAACCGTCCTCTTCCCGGAGGTGTTCGCCGAGCGACCGGAGGCGCTCGTCCTGACGCCGGTGATGCTCCTCTGGATCAACCTCGTGACGGACGGCTTCCCGGCGCTGGCGCTCGGGGCGGACCCGAAGGCGGAGGGAATCATGGACGAACCGCCGCGGCCGACGGACGAACCCGTGCTCGACGGGCGACTGATGGCCTCGATCGGTTCTATCGGCCTCGTCATGACCGTGACGGGTCTCGCCCTGTTCTTCTTCGGACTGCAGTCGACCGGCAGTCTGGTCCGCGCGCAGACGCTCCTGTTCGCCTTCCTCGTCGTCGTCGAGGTGGTCAGGATACAGGTGATACGGGCGCGGTACGACCTCTCGCTCGCGTCGAACCCGTGGCTCGTCGGCGCCATCGCGCTGACGCTCCTCCTGCAACTAGTCGTGCTCTACACGCCGCTGAACGACCTCTTCGGCGTCGAAGCCCTCCCGCTCGACGCGTGGGGGTTGGTCGGCGCGGCGTTCGTCGCCTTCCTCGCGCTGAATTTGCTATCCAGCAGACTCCTCGACCGCGCGTTCGCGGCGCGGGAGTAA